A genome region from Actinomycetota bacterium includes the following:
- a CDS encoding DUF1778 domain-containing protein: MGTAETERVEARLSPGQRQRIDQATALEGQARSSSIVAAATERAEHVIRARMTTVIASAAAHRVMDQVEALHDEHELDSFECGNTTLSGWLECHALQARGRGTGMFVLVDEGAGSVVGYFAIAPHLVAREEVPARIARGAPNQIPAILRAKLGVGRAVDVDQRVAERVGDDQSAAGRPQPHWRS; encoded by the coding sequence ATGGGGACAGCCGAGACCGAACGAGTCGAGGCTCGCCTGTCGCCGGGACAACGACAGCGGATCGACCAGGCCACGGCCCTCGAGGGCCAGGCCCGCTCGTCCTCCATCGTCGCAGCGGCGACCGAGAGAGCCGAGCACGTGATCAGGGCGCGAATGACGACGGTCATCGCGTCAGCAGCAGCGCATCGTGTGATGGACCAGGTCGAGGCGCTCCACGACGAGCATGAACTCGATTCCTTCGAGTGCGGGAACACCACGCTCAGCGGATGGCTCGAGTGTCACGCCCTCCAAGCGCGGGGTCGGGGCACGGGGATGTTCGTCCTCGTCGACGAGGGAGCTGGTTCCGTCGTCGGGTACTTCGCGATCGCGCCGCACCTGGTTGCGCGGGAGGAGGTACCTGCCCGGATCGCACGGGGCGCGCCGAACCAGATCCCTGCCATCCTTCGCGCCAAGCTCGGTGTGGGTCGCGCCGTCGACGTCGACCAGCGTGTAGCCGAGCGTGTCGGTGACGACCAGTCAGCTGCAGGAAGACCGCAACCGCACTGGCGCTCGTGA
- a CDS encoding AAA family ATPase, which yields MGTQAGIDVPLEYSGAGRRRRMTLAVWEWTRDLLADPGERAVVIAYDEPDTHLDYANQRDLVELIRDQSTRDSVRVLVATHSLNLIDKVDIADVVHLQLVDGHTRVSRLLSDEHQEVNRHLAAISAAMGLRNSVLLHERVFVAVEGSTEAQALPILFRLVVGMSLQSSGIALIAGNNNRGALDVARWLASHNREVQFIIDRDSTQDRSTRSLFTPEKLRAVGIRPDQMHLLGDPGEIEDLFTDDLWARTANEAWPRRDGEDWKPTDIGELRGEGKFSNKLLALAREQSEQGPSTKTECLVELATRLTDPDEVPEQLRECFRQLVELAAGDYSVDHAPG from the coding sequence GTGGGAACGCAAGCTGGGATCGACGTGCCGCTCGAGTACTCAGGCGCGGGGCGTCGTCGTCGCATGACCCTGGCTGTGTGGGAATGGACCAGAGACCTATTGGCCGACCCGGGCGAGAGAGCCGTGGTTATCGCGTACGACGAACCTGACACCCACCTGGATTACGCCAACCAGCGCGACCTCGTAGAGCTCATCCGTGACCAGTCGACCCGCGACAGCGTCCGTGTTCTCGTGGCGACCCACTCACTGAACCTCATCGACAAGGTCGACATCGCTGACGTTGTGCACCTGCAGCTCGTCGATGGCCACACCCGTGTGAGCCGCCTACTCAGCGACGAACATCAGGAGGTCAACCGCCATCTCGCCGCCATCTCAGCGGCCATGGGGCTCCGCAACAGCGTGCTACTGCACGAGCGCGTCTTCGTGGCCGTGGAAGGGTCAACCGAGGCACAGGCCCTCCCGATCCTCTTCCGCTTGGTCGTCGGCATGAGCCTTCAGTCGAGCGGCATCGCTCTCATAGCCGGAAACAACAACCGCGGGGCGTTGGACGTTGCCCGGTGGCTGGCCAGCCACAACCGCGAGGTGCAGTTCATCATCGACCGCGACTCGACGCAGGACCGTTCTACCAGGAGCCTGTTCACTCCCGAGAAGCTCCGCGCCGTCGGCATCAGGCCCGACCAGATGCACCTGCTCGGGGATCCCGGCGAGATCGAGGACCTGTTCACCGACGACCTATGGGCCCGCACGGCCAACGAGGCCTGGCCACGACGCGACGGCGAAGACTGGAAACCGACGGACATCGGCGAGCTGAGAGGGGAGGGGAAGTTCAGCAACAAGTTGCTCGCCCTAGCACGTGAGCAGTCGGAACAAGGACCGTCGACCAAGACCGAGTGCCTCGTAGAACTCGCAACGCGACTCACTGATCCCGATGAGGTACCCGAGCAGCTCCGCGAATGCTTCCGGCAATTGGTCGAGCTGGCGGCGGGCGATTACTCGGTTGACCATGCGCCTGGATGA
- a CDS encoding ABC transporter ATP-binding protein — protein MALLEVADIHVSYGPIVALRGVSLHVDSGERIALLGTNGAGKTTTLRAISGMMAPSQGTIVLDGDDIQGLPAYDVVQHGVAHGPEGRELFPGLTVEENLRFGFWPRHKEPELYGPQLEHVFELFPRLEERRKQAAATMSGGEQQMLVVARALMSKPRVLMVDELSLGLAPKIVALLFEIIEQVNSEGTAVIIVEQFVDMALRHTDRAYVLAKGKVVMEGPSSELRESPELLESYLGGSGHESPDLHDVASGGPQNGAVEA, from the coding sequence ATGGCACTGCTCGAAGTCGCCGACATCCACGTCTCCTACGGACCCATCGTGGCCCTGCGGGGCGTCTCGCTTCACGTCGATTCGGGCGAGCGCATCGCTTTGCTTGGGACGAACGGAGCGGGCAAGACGACCACGCTCCGCGCCATCTCGGGGATGATGGCGCCGAGCCAGGGCACGATCGTCCTGGACGGCGACGACATCCAGGGCCTGCCGGCCTACGACGTCGTTCAACACGGTGTGGCCCATGGTCCTGAGGGTCGCGAGCTGTTCCCGGGCTTGACGGTCGAGGAGAACCTGCGCTTCGGCTTCTGGCCAAGACACAAGGAGCCCGAACTCTACGGCCCCCAGCTCGAGCACGTCTTCGAGCTGTTCCCCCGCCTTGAGGAGCGTCGCAAGCAGGCTGCGGCGACGATGTCGGGTGGCGAGCAGCAGATGCTGGTCGTCGCCCGTGCGCTGATGTCCAAGCCCCGGGTGCTCATGGTCGACGAGCTGTCCCTTGGTCTCGCGCCGAAGATCGTGGCGCTGCTGTTCGAGATCATCGAGCAGGTGAACAGTGAGGGCACCGCCGTGATCATCGTCGAGCAGTTCGTCGACATGGCACTCCGCCACACGGACCGGGCCTACGTGCTGGCGAAGGGGAAGGTCGTCATGGAAGGTCCCTCGAGCGAGTTGAGGGAGAGCCCCGAGCTGCTCGAGTCGTACCTGGGGGGGAGTGGCCACGAGTCACCTGATTTACACGATGTGGCCTCCGGAGGGCCCCAGAACGGGGCGGTGGAAGCGTGA
- a CDS encoding branched-chain amino acid ABC transporter ATP-binding protein/permease — MGRQRQLQGVLLAGLVILPFLPGTSDLLGSAAQAATFTIVASSLVLLTGWVGQISLAHAAFVGVGAYATGWAAGRLGLTFPLSMPVAVVVAGLVAGVLGVVALRVRGLYLAVATLIFSWAASEFLFRQEWLLANSSVPPQAIGTPGTLLSLDFSSRRVYYFVAWAVAIALLYALMNLRDSKTGRAFYAIRGSEMAAASLGVNVLRYKSLAFALSGAMAGIAGNLMITHSRVVSPDAFDFTGSLFFLAIAVVGGLLSLGGAVAAAFVFAALEEVFFRVTFLNEFLQLVSAGLLAAVFLAYPGGLAALAASMGERWRDLRRRGGQAVEKLIVIAETGAKDPPTEEPAPSSAEEASGDTVDEASTDTVEIEAVPAGRLAAAVPRARHRLLRGLALTVAVLHRRLARRSRDERVPPVLELDRLVTADHQPADHPTADVASGGGGLASAVSEPSGNGHRPASSLAQIERTHDGETTSSVGTVPRDQRAALIEADQITVRFGGLTAVDNASLTVREGEITGLIGPNGAGKTTLFNAIAGYNQPTEGTVRLYGVDVTGLPVHQRAELGVARTFQLIQLFGQLTVFENLLAATHLQNATGFIQHMAVTPQALEAEARARARVRRVIELLDLGDVAQRLVAGLPFGVLRMVEVARALVSGARVVMLDEPASGLDERETDQLMDVLRFVRGLGATLLLIEHDIRMVTSVTDYLYVLNQGAIIAEGTPGEIQRNPDVIAAYLGVSEPETVGS, encoded by the coding sequence ATGGGTAGGCAGAGGCAACTGCAAGGGGTGCTGCTCGCCGGCCTGGTGATCCTGCCGTTCCTCCCAGGTACCAGCGACCTCCTCGGCAGCGCGGCCCAGGCGGCCACATTCACGATCGTCGCGTCGTCCCTGGTCCTGCTCACCGGGTGGGTCGGGCAGATCTCGCTCGCGCACGCCGCCTTCGTGGGGGTCGGGGCGTACGCGACCGGGTGGGCCGCGGGGCGACTGGGGCTGACGTTCCCCCTCAGCATGCCGGTCGCCGTGGTCGTGGCCGGACTGGTGGCAGGCGTGCTGGGTGTGGTTGCACTCCGCGTTCGCGGCCTGTACCTCGCGGTGGCGACGTTGATCTTCTCCTGGGCCGCGAGCGAGTTCCTGTTCAGGCAGGAATGGCTGCTGGCGAACTCCAGCGTGCCACCTCAAGCCATCGGGACCCCGGGCACGCTGCTGTCGCTCGACTTCAGCTCGCGACGCGTCTACTACTTCGTGGCGTGGGCTGTCGCCATCGCGCTCCTGTACGCCCTCATGAACCTGCGCGACTCCAAGACCGGCCGTGCGTTCTACGCGATACGCGGCTCCGAGATGGCCGCCGCGTCGCTCGGCGTCAACGTCCTGCGCTACAAGTCGCTCGCCTTCGCGCTGTCGGGTGCCATGGCCGGGATCGCCGGGAACCTCATGATCACGCACAGCCGCGTGGTCAGCCCGGATGCGTTCGACTTCACCGGGTCGCTGTTCTTCCTGGCCATCGCGGTCGTCGGCGGCCTTCTGAGCCTCGGAGGCGCGGTCGCGGCGGCCTTCGTCTTCGCGGCGCTCGAGGAGGTCTTCTTCCGGGTCACCTTCCTGAACGAGTTCCTCCAGCTCGTCTCGGCGGGACTGCTCGCGGCGGTCTTCCTCGCCTACCCGGGAGGTCTCGCCGCGCTCGCGGCGTCGATGGGCGAGCGTTGGCGTGACCTGCGGCGCCGGGGCGGACAGGCGGTGGAGAAGCTCATCGTCATCGCTGAGACGGGTGCGAAGGACCCCCCAACCGAGGAACCAGCCCCGTCGTCGGCTGAGGAAGCCTCCGGGGACACGGTGGACGAAGCCTCCACGGACACGGTGGAGATCGAGGCCGTGCCCGCCGGTCGGCTCGCCGCCGCGGTCCCTCGAGCGCGGCACCGGCTCCTCCGCGGACTGGCGCTGACCGTCGCCGTCCTGCACCGGCGCCTGGCTCGCCGGAGCCGCGACGAACGGGTACCTCCCGTGCTCGAACTCGACCGCCTCGTCACGGCTGATCATCAGCCAGCAGACCATCCGACCGCTGATGTTGCGTCCGGAGGTGGAGGGCTCGCGTCGGCAGTGAGCGAACCGAGCGGGAACGGCCACCGCCCCGCTTCCTCCCTCGCCCAGATCGAGCGAACCCACGATGGGGAGACGACCAGCAGCGTCGGCACGGTGCCCCGCGATCAGCGCGCGGCACTGATCGAGGCCGACCAGATCACCGTCCGGTTCGGTGGACTGACGGCCGTTGACAACGCGTCGCTGACGGTCCGCGAAGGGGAGATCACGGGCCTCATCGGCCCCAACGGCGCAGGCAAGACGACGCTGTTCAACGCGATTGCCGGGTACAACCAGCCCACCGAGGGGACCGTGCGGCTCTACGGCGTCGACGTGACCGGGCTGCCGGTGCACCAGCGCGCCGAGCTCGGCGTGGCCCGGACGTTCCAGCTCATCCAGCTGTTCGGACAGCTGACCGTGTTCGAGAACCTCCTTGCGGCGACGCACTTGCAGAACGCCACCGGCTTCATCCAGCACATGGCCGTGACCCCACAGGCCCTTGAGGCGGAAGCCCGAGCCCGAGCCCGAGTCCGCAGGGTCATCGAGCTACTCGACCTTGGCGATGTCGCGCAGCGTCTCGTAGCCGGCCTGCCCTTCGGCGTGCTGCGGATGGTCGAGGTGGCCAGAGCCCTCGTCAGCGGCGCCCGTGTCGTCATGCTCGATGAGCCCGCGTCGGGCCTCGACGAGCGAGAGACCGACCAGCTGATGGACGTGCTCCGCTTCGTTCGTGGCCTGGGCGCGACGCTGCTGCTGATCGAGCACGACATCCGCATGGTCACATCTGTCACGGACTACCTCTACGTACTGAACCAGGGGGCGATCATCGCGGAGGGCACCCCGGGGGAGATCCAGCGCAACCCCGATGTGATCGCCGCCTACCTCGGCGTGAGCGAGCCAGAGACGGTGGGATCCTGA
- a CDS encoding branched-chain amino acid ABC transporter permease → MITYLTAIVLSLPLIGVYAIFAIGIVLIYRASKVLNLAHGVMATLPAYVLYTLVALGLPALVALPLAIASGGALGWLVERIFVRPFRKQGATAQTVGTVVVLGLAIAIMAQVWGTSALTAVGVFPDVFIPVGLSGIRVGELGLFFSMLVIFGLLTALFKYTDLGLLMRGAAENPTAAALMGVNPQRMTALTWVIGGALAGIAGILLAAITVLQPYSLPLSALPGFLAALIGGLESVTGALVGGAVVGVVVGLVPFLPVFGTVQGSAQLFLAVVGLIVMALRGQQLAGAEQSSGLG, encoded by the coding sequence GTGATCACGTACCTCACAGCCATCGTGCTGTCGTTGCCGCTGATCGGCGTGTACGCCATCTTCGCCATCGGCATCGTGCTGATCTACCGCGCCTCCAAGGTGCTCAACCTCGCTCACGGCGTCATGGCGACGCTGCCTGCCTACGTGCTGTACACGCTGGTCGCCTTGGGGCTGCCGGCGCTCGTCGCGCTTCCATTGGCCATCGCATCCGGGGGTGCGCTGGGTTGGCTCGTCGAGCGAATTTTCGTCCGGCCCTTCCGCAAGCAGGGGGCGACGGCGCAGACGGTCGGAACCGTGGTCGTCCTCGGACTCGCGATCGCCATCATGGCCCAGGTCTGGGGCACCTCCGCACTGACCGCCGTCGGTGTCTTCCCCGACGTGTTCATCCCTGTCGGGCTCTCGGGCATCCGCGTGGGTGAGCTCGGCCTGTTCTTCAGCATGCTGGTCATCTTCGGGCTCCTGACGGCTCTGTTCAAGTACACCGACCTCGGCCTGCTTATGCGCGGCGCCGCCGAGAACCCCACCGCCGCTGCGCTCATGGGGGTCAACCCGCAACGCATGACCGCCCTGACGTGGGTCATCGGTGGGGCGCTCGCCGGCATCGCCGGCATCCTGCTCGCCGCGATCACTGTGCTTCAGCCGTACTCGCTCCCGTTGTCGGCACTGCCGGGGTTCCTCGCTGCGCTGATCGGCGGACTCGAGAGCGTGACCGGTGCGCTCGTGGGAGGGGCGGTCGTCGGGGTCGTCGTCGGGCTCGTGCCCTTCCTCCCGGTGTTCGGGACGGTCCAGGGCTCGGCCCAGCTGTTCCTCGCCGTCGTCGGTCTCATAGTCATGGCGCTGCGGGGCCAGCAGCTCGCGGGCGCCGAGCAGAGCAGCGGGTTGGGCTGA